The nucleotide sequence TGTTTTCCTGAATTTTCAAACTTTTTGATCTATGCCAACTTGCACAATCCATTACAAGAAAGGCTTCTTTCGTGCCTAAATCTTTCGACATCTGCTCCAGAAATATATTCATACAATCAGTGTTTACATATGGAGCAAGTAGGCTAATTTTCTTACCACTTCTTGGATTTACCGCACTGTAGATATAGAAATTTTGTCTACCAATTTTCATTTTAACCTGTGTTCTGACCCCTTTTTTAAACCATCCGTGTCCGATTTTTGAATGAGTTCCAAATCGTGATTCATCAAAAAAATACCTCCTTTTCAGGGTGGGAATTGACTATTTTATTGAAGTATTTTTTAAACTCTTCTTGCTTGTTTTTATCTTGTTTATGGTGAATTGGCCTCGGTGTTATGTAAGAAAACTTCATCCTTTGTATCTCACGGTGCACTGTTGATTTGCTAATGTTTAGGCCAAATTCCTCTGAGATTTTTATTTGCACTTCCTTAATAGTAATATTTGGATTTCTTTCTACCCATATTTCAATTTGCTCACGTTGATTTTTGTTTAATTTGCTTTTTCTTCGCCGCTGAGACGGGGAAAATAATCTTTCTACTCTACCAAATTTTAGATGCTTTATCCATTCAGTCAAAGCAGTCCTTGAAATTTTACATATTCTTGCCACAGCGCTTATACTACTTTCTTTTCCTGCTATCACCGCTTGTAACTTTTTTGAAACATATGCGTTATTTCTGACCTTTTTTAACATTTCTTTCGCCAAATTTACAACTTTTTCGTCTAATAGTTTTGACCTTAATGCCATTTATACCTCTCTATTTTATCTACTTTAGTATCACTTCTTTCCCATTATTGTCTATCTGTTCTTTATATAGTGGGAATTGGTATCACAAGAATGGTTATCAATTGTGCCCTGTAGTATTTTTAAAACAGACAAACGCATACGTAAAATATCAACTGCATTGGTAGCCATGACGTTTTCAAGGCTAGAGAGCCAATTTTCGTCTAAAATATTCTCTCTAAGCAGTTTACTTCGCTCATGTTTAGCTTTCCTGTATTTCATATAGCAATAAGTGTAATTTTCTTCAAACAGTGAGACGATACGGTCTAAAAATTTTAATCTGTCGCTCGGAGAATTAAGAAGAATATAGTCCATTTGTGGAATGAGCCATATTACATTGGATATTCTATACAGAGATGAATAACTTGATTGTGTTTTTCCATCAATTTGTATTAGTTTATTATTAAGATTCTTTCCTATACCAATTGAGTTAAAGTATGTTCCATTAAAAAAGTCATAATGCACTGCCCAATCTTCATTACTGAGTCTATTTTGCATCTCACTAATTTTTACTTTTTTCATGCCATTACTTTTAGCAAGCAACGAGATTGCCTCAAGTATATTAGTTTTACCAACACCATTTTGACCAGTTATTACAACCGATCTATCGTCTAAATCAAGTTCGAAATTTGAATGACTACGGAAATTATGTAATTTCAATTTTTTTATATAGCAATGGGTAGCCATTCTTTAATTTATATTCTGCTTACTTCCTCTAAAACCTCATCAACATGTCCACTCACTTTTACATTTTTCCAAATCTTCACTACTTTACCTTTTTTATCTATTAAAAAAGTAGTACGCTCTATTCCCATATACTTTTTGCCAAACATACTTTTCTCTACCCAAACACCATACTTTTCCAACATTTCAGCATTTTCATCAGAAACTAAAGAAAATGGCAGAGAATATTTTGCTTTGAAGTTAACGTGGCACTTAACACTATCTTTTGACACACCAATTATCACTGTGTCAAGAGAAGAGAAATTTTCTATTTTGTCTCTAAAGCCTTTTGCCTCCATTGTGCAGCCCGGAGTATCGTCTTTAGGATAAAAATAAAGAACTACATTTTTTTTATCTAAAAATTCACTCAGTGATAAAATCTCACCAGAATCTATTGGCAAGCTAAAATCAGGTGCATTATTTCCTATTGTTAATTCCATACTTTGCTCCATTATTAACACTTTTATGGTACTATATTATATTGTAATAGGAAGGGAGGATAAATGAAAGTAGCTTTTCAGATGGATGAAAGTATAAATTTTGAAGCTGATACTACATTTTCATTAATAAAAGAAGCGCAAAGAAGAAGGTACGAAATTTTTGTTTATGTACCTAATAATTTAGCGCTTAAGTTAAATCAGCCGATTGCCCTTGCTCAGAAAGTCAGCGTTGATGATTGTAGCTTCATTTCAAAAGAGGATGTAGTAATCAACCTAAATGAAATGGATATCATATTTATCAGACAGAATCCACCATTTGATATGCGGTACATTACAACAACCTATATCTTAGAAAAGACTACTGCGTTAGTAATAAATAATCCAACAGAAATAAGAAACTGTCCTGAAAAATTAATTACTTCACTATTTCCAGAGCTAATTCCTCCAACTTTGATCACTGAGAATATATCGATGATTAGAAATTTTTGTCACGACTATCAAGATATCATCTTGAAACCACTATATAGCTATGGAGGAAATGACGTAATAAGAATACAAGACCAAAATAGCATTCAAGTAGTAGTCGATCTCATGATTGCAAAATATGAATGTCCTGTGATTGCGCAAGCCTTTTGCAAAAACATAGACAAAGACAAAAGGATATTATTGCTAGATGGTAAACCAATAGGATCAATGAAGCGAGTTCCACAAGTGAATGGAGAGATCAGGACAAATATGCGACTAGGAGCAAGTTTTGAGCCTGCCCAAATGAATGATAGAGACAACGAAATATGTAATAAAATTGGTCCTGAGCTAAAGAAAAGAGGGCTAATATTCGTTGGCATTGATATTATAGATGACTTCCTTCTTGAAATTAACACAACTTCGCCTACGGGAGTAGTTTATATCAATAAGTTGTATAGTAAATCACTAGAAAAAGAACTATGGGATGCATTTGAAGAAAAAGCAATTCGTCAACTAAGTTCTTGAGCTATTGCCTTAATAAATTCAGTAACTCCATTCCTTATTCTTGTTTTCTTAGTATTATTAGCCATATCACGCAATTTTTGACAATTTTGCAATAAATCAACTAGCAACTCTCCTAGATTCTTTTTCGCGTTACTATTTTGCTCAACCATTACAGCTGCTCCCGAATCTTCAATATGTTTTGCATTATAAAATTGATGGTTATCTTTTGAGTGAGGATAAGGAATATATACAGCAGGACGCTCAGCAAGAGTAATCTCTGCTATTGAAGTTGCCCCCGCTCTGCTAATTACCAAATGAGCATTGGCCAGTTTATTTTCCATATCATCGAAAAACTCACTTAACTCACAATCAATTCCTTCACTTTTGTATAGACTCTTGACCTTGTTTATATTTTTCTTCGTACATTGCTGCGTTACTCTAATCCTCTCTTTTACTTCAACAGGTAGATCACAAATTACGCTGCTCACTACATTATCAAAAAAATTTGCACCCTGACTACCTGCTATTATTAACACGTTTAAAACTGTTTCAGCACTAGAATAGCCTTGTGCTTCTATATCGACGAAATTTCCTGTAAAAACGCATTTACTGTCTTCTGCATACTTAGTCTCTGGAAAGCTAGTTGCAATTAATTTTGCACTCTTGAAAAAGAATCTATTTACTCTCCCTAAAACTGTATTTTGTTCATGTAAAATTATAGGTATAGAAAAAATCTTTGCTGCAAAAAGAGTTGGAAAAGAAGCGTAGCTACCAAAACCAATTATTAGCTTTGGTTTTAATTTTCTTGTTTGATACAGTGCTAATACACAACTATACATTAACAAAAAGAGAAACTTCAATTTGTTGCCACTTGGCTTGCACAATGGTAAAATATAACTTTCTATATTGATGGTTTTTTGATCAGTGAATAATATACAATTGTGCCCTTGTACCTTTAGTGCTTTTGCTAAGGTTATAGCTGGAAAAACATGCCCACCTGTACCGCCTGTTGCTAGAATAATATCCATCTGTAAATAGCAATTTGATAATAGATTATTAATCATTTTTTAATAATCTGCATGTAAAATTTTATTAAGCTTTATGATAGTTGAGTTAAAAATGCCTGAAAGTAGCAACAGTAAAAACGTGAAAAATAAGCCTCAAGAGCAAAGAGAAGGCGGAAGCAGAGGTTTTATAGGATTGTTAAAAAGCATAACAAAAGCTCTTTTTAACTCAGTTGTTGATCTACCTAAGCAAGAACAACTCAATAAAAATATTGATAGACAACAAGGTTTAGACAGTAAAAGAAAAAGCCCAGAGGATCTTAATCAGGAAAAAAAGCTTGAAGTGAAAGAAGCAGCTGAAGGGTTAAAAGAAAAGTTAGAAAAATCTGATATTGGTAATCAATCTATTAGAATTGAATCGCCTAATCAGGATAATTGTAGCTCTAAAACAATGAATCGTTAGCTTAACTATTTAACGATTCATCATCTGCAGCAAGTACTGATTCGTGTATAATTTCCGAAATAGTTGGATGAGGAAAAATCGTAGATTTTATGTCGCAGTCTGTTCCCTCTAGTTGCTTTGCAAGAGCGAAATTGCTAATTAACTCTGTTACTTCCGCTCCTATCATGTGAGCTCCAAGAAGTTCGCCTGTTTTTTTGTCTATAATTGTTTTCACTAAACCTTCAGTTTCACTTAGTGTAATAGATTTACCATTAAAGTTGGAGTGAAATTTTCCTACTTTTATATCGTATCCACTTTTTATTGCCTGTTCCTCAGTAAGGCCAACGCTTGCTACTTGCGGATGAGAGTAAGTGCAATTTGGTATGCACTCTTTTTTTAACTTATGAGCATTTTTACCAGCAATTTTCTCAACACAGATTACAGCTTCATGACTTGCTTTATGCGCTAAACATGGGGGACCAGCTACATCACCTATTGCATACACACTTGATTCACTTGTTTCATACCACTCATTCGTTTCAATGAAACCAGAAGGACTCAACTTAATTTTTGTATTTTCTAAACCTATATTTTCAGTGTTTGCTTGAACGCCAACTGCAACAATTACTCTATCGAATTCTTTATCATCACCACTACTTAGCTGCACTTGAACAGAGTCTTTATTTTTAGTGAAAGTTTTTACACTCTTGCTCGTATATATTTTTATTCCTTGTTTTGTAAATATCTCTTGTACTAAATTTGAAATGTCTTTATCTTCCAGCGGCAAGATAGTGTCTTTTACTTCTATAATTGTTACATCAACCCCCAAAGTACTATAAAAACTTGCAAATTCTATTCCTATCGCACCAGAACCTATGATTAGTAGCGATTTTGGTAATTTCTTTGGAGTCATAGCGTGCTGCGCATTCCATATTAAATCTCCATCCGCCTCTATTCTAGGTAGATTTCGCGCTCTAACACCTGTTGCTAAAATGATATAATTGGAAGAAATTTCCTCCTCCTTTTTGTCATTAAGAATTTTTACAGTACGATTACCTGCAAGTTTACCAAAGCCTTGATGAACTTTGATGTTATTTTTTTTCATCAAATATGCAACACCGCTTGACAATTTATCAACAACGTTTCTTGAGTATTTCACTATTGATTGTATATCAAAACTTACATCCTTTACTTTTATGCCAAATTCTTCTGATCTTGTTATTAACCTATAAATTTCAGATGCTCTAAGTAGCGATTTTGTTGGTATACACCCCCAATTTAAGCATATACCACCCAAATTTTCTTCCTTTTCAACAATTGCAGTTTTAAATCCGAACTGCGCCGCTCTAATTGCTGCTATATAACCACCAGGACCGCTACCTATAACTGTAATATCATACTTATTCATCAGCTTTCTTCGTATTCAAAAAGATTATATATAACAGATGGAACCCGTATAATCAATGCTCAGGTGCATAGAAGCGAATTGACAAACCTTCCCACTTTTCTTCTTATATCAATAAGAGAGAGTATTTATCCTTGTTTTTAATCTCCGCGGGTTTAACAACAAAACTCAGATATTTATTGGCAGATTACATAAAAATTATAGCAGCTGCATGTTTTTTAAATTTTTTCTACTTCAGCCAAAACACGCTTGTTAGCACATTATCAATTTACATTATTAAAACTCGCTATATAGGGATTCTTTTGCCTTTTTTTACTTAGTAAATTTATTAATATCTATAGCTAAAGCTTCAGGCCAGCACTTGATGCTGGAATCTTTACTACAAATAAGCATATTGAGCACAAAATTATGCTAAAACACAACGTTTTTGGTGAGACTATGGACAAACTGAATCCCAGTATCTGGGCACTGGGATGACAAGAAATAGGCTGCTTGAATAACAATGAAAGGTTATTTGGATGATAGCTGCACTTCCAGTGTCAGCTACTCGGATGACAAGAAAGAGGGCACTGGCATGCTGAACCATAATGTTCGTACAGCTGTGCAAGAATCAGTGGGTGTGACTTGCCAAATTTTTAAATTACGGACAGCACCAAGTAACGCACAAGCACAGCGTCTATACCAGTTACTGTTATACCTTATTTTTTTCTCTACAATACATTTTACCTGATAAGAATAGAGCTACTATAAGGTAAATTAAGTTCCATGTTGCTAACGAGACACCAAAAATATAATGAGGTCTGTCACAAGATGGAGAGTAGTTAGGGTTTAATAGATTATTTCTTAGCTCTTCTATGCTAACGTTACCACTTGCTTGCTCTGTACAGCCTAAAACATCATGAAATAAGTGGAGTTCAAGACCTACATGATAAAAAGATATTATTGCACCAATGAGATAACTGCAAAACATCGCATAGATTAGGATTTTGTTGTTTTTGAACATGTACGCAACTGCAAGTAGCCCTGTAACATAGTAAACTACTCGCTCGTATATACATAACTTACACGGTATCATATTGAAAAAATACTCTAGCACATATGCAAAAATTAAAGCGACAGCGCTTGATAAGAGAAAAATTATAGAATTGTTATTTACATCTGACATAGTTAATGAATTACTACAATATCTGTGAAGAGTCAACTCTTGTTTGACAACGTTTCATGTAACGATAGAACACTAAGTACTATGTTACTACTTTTACACCTCTATACATATGCTCGCCGTTGTATATTGGTTCAATAATCAGCCCTTTCATATCAGTTGCAACTCTAGTATCACTATCTATTTTTGCAATTTCTTCTTTGGTATACAATTCATCCTTGTTTTTCGTCCAGCTATTGTCATATTGAATATCAACTTCTCCTCCATTGGTTTTAAACCCAAATGTTTCTTGCATAAGCAATCTTGCTTCTTCCAAACGTCTATTGTAACGTTTGTTATAATCTTGATAGCTAGATATAAGAAGAAGAACGTCATTAGAAAGAGTGAAATATACTATCTCTTCCATAATTTTGTAAATCTCATGTTCTGATAACTTAAACAAAGGATAATCTTTTTGAAACTTATTCTTTACTTCATTGTAAATTTCCATAATTTTTACTCTACCAGCATCGCTTAGAGCAATGATAGCATTTTCAATACTTGCTATACCGTCATAGTCATAACCTTTTCTGTCATTTTCAGCAACCAAAAAGCCATGCATAGCCTGAATCTCACCAACTTTCTTATCTTCTTTAGGTAAGATATCAAAATCAAAATAGATCATAGGAGATTTCAATACCAACAATATAAATATACGCATGCTGTCTATCTCAACACCAAAAGATAATCTTTTACTTTCTGGAATAGAGTATAGATCTTTGAAATATTGAGATACAATGTATAAAGGACATTTAGATAGTTCTGTTTTCTTATTTGGTTGCAAGTGAAAGCTGAATTCATACTCTCCTAAATCTAGCTCATTAAAATCTATAAGTTCTATATTTTTGTTTGGGTTAAATTTTCTGTTTGATATTTTATTCTCCAACTCTTTACGTTGCTCAGGAGTAAAACCAGATCCATTTATTACTAATTTCACTACACGTGTATTTTCTCTTTTTGCCCATTCGCTCAATCTCTCCAAATATTTTTCTGGGATCGGATATCCATATCTTTTTGGAAGCCACTGAAATACTAAAGGTGTATCAACCGTGAAAGTATGTGGAGATCCAGGCCTTAAATCTTGTCCTTTATAATTCATAGCAAAAGTACTAAATAAGTTAATACTTTACTATATAACATTAATTTATCAACTACTTATTTAGGTAATATTGTTTACTTATTAATAATATTACCCAAGATAAAAAGCTATATTATTAATAAAACAAGATTATCTACTTTACATAGGGATTTTTGTTCTTTTTCAAAAGTAATCTGACTGGTACACCGTGAGCAAAGAAGTTTTTTCTAAGACCATTAGTCAAATAACGTTTATAACTCTCATCAACACTTTCAGGGACGTTGCATACCAAAGAAAAAGCTGGAGGTTTGGTGCCAATTTGAGCAATATACTTCATTTTAATTGCTCTACCTTTTATAAGTGGGTGAGAATGTTTTTCCACGGCATCTATTAGCCAATTATTAAGTTTTGCAGTGCTGATCTTCTTGTTTAAGGATTCACTCACTTCAAGACACTTATCTATCACATCACCGCAGCGCATACCTTTCAATGCAGAAATTGTTACAGTTGGCACTTCCAAAAATAACCGAGTCACTTCCTGTTGTTTGACAAATTTTATTAACTTACTTCTGTCATCCTTACCTATTAAATCCCACTTATTTAAAACAATGATAATTCCCTTCCCCCCTTTAATTGCAGCTTCAGCAATTGATAAATCCTGCTGCTCAACGCCAAGCAAGGAATCTAGCATTAAAATCACTACATGAGAGCGCTTTATTGACTCTATACTTTTTTCAACAAATCTTGATTCTAAGTTATCAACAACATTTGCCTTTCTGCGGATTCCCGCAGTATCGATGAGAGTGATTAATTTCCCATTATGGTCGTATGAAATATCCACAGAGTCACGCGTGGTACCAGGTTTTGAGCTTACTATTAGTCTATTTTCTGCAAGTAAACTGTTTAAAAAAGTTGATTTTCCAACGTTTGGGCGACCGATGATTGCAATCCTCAGTCTAATGGACTCACTTTCAGGCAGCTCAGTGCCTTCGCTCAGACCTTCAATAACACTAGCTAATGCATCATAAAGATCAACCATACCAAGATTATGTTCAGCTGAGATGTACACCGGACCTATGAAGTTGAAGAACTGCAAATAATCAACGTTTTCCGATTTATGACTTTCGCATTTGTTTGCTATTAGTATTACAGGTTTGTTCGTTTTTCTCTTCAGCCACTTTGCAAACTCTTTGTTCTGCTCGTTTTGCACTTTTGCATCAACAAGAAAAAAAATTACATCTGCGCTTAATAAAGAAAACTCTATTTGTTCAATAACTTGTAGTGAAAAACTGGTTTGGTCGTTCCATCCTCCTGTATCTATAACTTTAAACTCTAAATCACTAATTCTTCCAATTCCTTCACGCCTATCTCTCGTTACTCCTGGAATGTCACTAACCACCGCTGCTTTTCTTCTTACTAGCCTATTAAATAGAGTTGACTTGCCTGCATTTGGAAGGCCTATTATGACTATTTTCAGCATAGTTTAAGAGCGTGTTTTATACATAGTAAATTATAATCAAAATTTTTCACTTTAACTATTGACTTAATAGATTATGTGCTTATCCTAAGGTTAGTATGTTTTATATTAAATTTATTATGTAAATGGGGGTAGTTATGCTAATACCAGAAAAAATATCAAGTGCAAATAAAGAGCAACATATAAAGGGTCTTTGGAAGAGATAGGTTATCCAGAAGAAATAAGTGCTTTTATTGACGAACATGAGCGAAAAAATATTTTAGATATATCGCGAAAGTTTCATAATGCTCATAACATATATAATGATGCAGAAGACTTGCCTATTGATCAGGCTGTGACAGGGATTGCAAATAGATTTCTAGAATCTATAAGAGATGCAAAAAAGAAAAAGGTTATACTGAGTGTTCCATTTGATCCCCAAAGAGGATCAGCAATACTAGATAGCTTGATATGTAGACTTAACCATCTCATACACAAGGATGACAATATTAAGGGGAATGACAAAGATAAATTAAAGCCTATTTGGGAAGAAGTGTGTGATCTCGTTTCAAAAGGTAATGATGTAAGTGAGAGAGTGTTAGAATTATTGCCAGAAGATGTAATTGAAAGATATGAAGATTACTTATCAAACCTAGAGAAAATTGCAAGTGAAAGTATTGATAATGGTGAAATAAACAAAGTTGCAGTAAAAAGAGACAATCAATGCTATTTTGTAAAGTATCCAGCAGGGTGTACTGTCATTCCTACAAAGTTGCTGAGCCATCCAGAACTTCAAGATTTAGACGGAGCGCTAAAAATCGGAGATGGTATAATTCGAATAAAAGATGGAAAATATCATGATATAAAAGGCAGCGTAATAATGACCTTTACCTTTTACGATGAAACAGTTGAAATGGTTTTATCCTCAAAAGATGCTTCAGGATTTGGTAAAATGATGGTCTATATGAACGACAAAAATTGTGAAATCTTCTCAAAGTACCTTAAAGAGCTAGAAGAAAAACCTCATATAAATGAGATTGTTGAAGCTGCCAAAAGCTTTGTGCAAACAAAACCTTCTTCTACTCTAGACGATACTAATGCATCTCAGCATTCTCAGGAAGTTCTAACAGTAAACTGATAGATAAAGCATGTACACTGTTTAACAGTGTACAATCGCTTAGCGTTAAAAATGCTAGACTATAAATCTGCTTGTGACAGTTACAGTGAATGCGTGCAGTTTCATCAATTTCGTTAGACCTTAAGAAAGTGTTTAGGTCAAAAATAGACACTTCAAAAAAGTAATGTATACTTAATTAATTGAAGAATTACTCCTCTTGATATGCAGGACTTTAAAATACTAGAAACTAAAACATTAGAAGCTGAAAAAGGAGGAGGTCCTGATAGGGTTAACAAGCAACATGAAAAAGGAAAGCTAACCGCTAGAGAAAGGCTGAGTATATTGCTCGATGAAAATTCATTTCAAGAGTATGATAAGTTTGTGAAGCATCACGCAACTGATTTTGGCATGCAAAATGCTGATTTTTTAGGTGATGGAGTTGTAATTGGCCATGGTACTATTTATGGCAGAAAAGTTTTTGTTTATTCTCAGGATTTTACTGTCTTTGGTGGATCACTTGGTGCATCACATGCAAAAAAAATATGCAAAATTATGGATATGGCAATTAATGCCAGGATTCCAATTATCGGACTAAACGATTCTGGTGGAGCCAGAATCCAAGAAGGAGTAAATTCCCTTGCTGGTTACGGAGAAATTTTTCAAAGGAATGTAAATGCATCAGGCGTTATACCACAAATCTCTCTAATCATGGGCCCATGTGCTGGTGGGGCAGTTTACTCTCCAGCGCTAACCGATTTTATTTTCATGGTAAAAAATAGCTCATACATGTTTATAACCGGACCAGATGTAGTGAAAAAAGTTACATACGAGAACGTAAGCCACGAAGATCTCGGTGGAGCAAAAATTCATACGAGCAAAACAGGAGTAACAGATTTTGCATTCAATAATGAAGTTGAAATGCTACTAGAAATGCGAAAATTCTTCACCTTTTTGCCAGCAAATAATCAAGAGTTGCCAAAAACTGTACCAATCTGCGATTTAATTGATGATGTTGATGAATCTTTGAACACTCTAGTTCCTAGTAATCCTAATACTCCTTATGATATGTATGAACTCATTGAAAAGGTGTGTGATGAAAGGAAATTTTTTGCACTAAAACCCGATTTTGCTCGTAACATCATAATTGGCTTTGGCAGAATTGGAGGAAATACTATTGGTGTTGTTGCAAATCAACCTATGCACCTTGCAGGATGCTTGGATATTGACTCTTCAAGAAAAGCTGCGAGGTTTGTAAGATTTTGTGACGCGTTTAACATTCCCATCATCACACTTATTGATGTTCCAGGTTTCCTACCAGGTACAAATCAAGAATACAATAATATAATACAACACGGAGCGAAACTGCTTTACGCTTACGCTGAAGCGACCGTGCCGAAAATTAGCCTTATCACTAGAAAAGCGTATGGTGGTGCATATATTGTTATGAACTCAAAGCATTTAAAAGGTGATATAAATTATGCTTGGCCAACCGCTGAAATAGCTGTAATGGGCCCTGAAAGTGCAGTTGAAATTATATTTCGACACGAAAAAGATCAACAAACACTAATTAAAGAATATAAAGAAAAATTTGCTAACCCATTTTTTGCTGCATCACATGGATATATTGATGATATAATAGTGCCAAGTAAAACAAGGTATCACCTTCACAAAGCACTAGAGCTACTTAAAAACAAGAAAGTAGAAAGAATATGGAAGAAGCATGATAATCTTCCTTTGTAACTTTCCTCTCAGTTTTTATTGTAAGGTCTACAGTGCCGTTACACCAATACTAGCGCTTGGATTACCAATAACGCTAACTTTTGGATTCTTTTTTCTACAATATATTCTTATACCAAAATCCATTACTGACCGAACAAATAAGAAACATTACAAACTCGTTTAATAGTAGTACTGGAAATATTGACAATAAAATTACACAAAACATCTTCAAGTAAACCTATGGTATCGTAGATACTATTGCGTAAAGTATTGTATTTGATATATTGCCACAACCTTTCAACAGGATTCAGTTCCGGTGAATAAGGAGGCAAGTATATGATGGTAATGTTTTCCTGAATTTTCAAACTTTTTGATCTATGCCAACTTGCACAATCCATTACAAGAAAGGCTTCTTTCGTGCCTAAATCTTTCGACATCTGCTCCAGAAATATATTCATACAATCAGTGTTTACATATGGAGCAAGTAGGCTAATTTTCTTACCACTTCTTGGATTTACCGCACTGTAGATATAGAAATTTTGTCTACCAATTTTCATTTTAACCTGTGTTCTGATACCAATTCCCACTATATAAAGAACAGATAGACAATAATGGGAAAGAAGTGATACTAAAGTAGATAAAATAGAGAGGTATAAATGGCATTAAGGTCAAAACTATTAGACGAAAAAGTTGTAAATTTGGCGAAAGAAATGTTAAAAAAGGTCAGAAATAACGCATATGTTTCAAAAAAGTTACAAGCGGTGATAGCAGGAAAAGAAAGTAGTATAAGCGCTGTGGCAAGAATATGTAAAATTTCAAGGACTGCTTTGACTGAATGGATAAAGCATCTAAAATTTGGTAGAGTAGAAAGATTATTTTCCCCGTCTCAGCGGCGAAGAAAAAGCAAATTAAACAAAAATCAACGTGAGCAAATTGAAATATGGGTAGAAAGAAATCCAAATATTACTATTAAGGAAGTGCAAATAAAAATCTCAGAGGAATTTGGCCTAAACATTAGCAAATCAACAGTGCACCGTGAGATACAAAGGATGAAGTTTTCTTACATAACACCGAGG is from Wolbachia endosymbiont (group B) of Hofmannophila pseudospretella and encodes:
- a CDS encoding acyl-CoA carboxylase subunit beta — encoded protein: MQDFKILETKTLEAEKGGGPDRVNKQHEKGKLTARERLSILLDENSFQEYDKFVKHHATDFGMQNADFLGDGVVIGHGTIYGRKVFVYSQDFTVFGGSLGASHAKKICKIMDMAINARIPIIGLNDSGGARIQEGVNSLAGYGEIFQRNVNASGVIPQISLIMGPCAGGAVYSPALTDFIFMVKNSSYMFITGPDVVKKVTYENVSHEDLGGAKIHTSKTGVTDFAFNNEVEMLLEMRKFFTFLPANNQELPKTVPICDLIDDVDESLNTLVPSNPNTPYDMYELIEKVCDERKFFALKPDFARNIIIGFGRIGGNTIGVVANQPMHLAGCLDIDSSRKAARFVRFCDAFNIPIITLIDVPGFLPGTNQEYNNIIQHGAKLLYAYAEATVPKISLITRKAYGGAYIVMNSKHLKGDINYAWPTAEIAVMGPESAVEIIFRHEKDQQTLIKEYKEKFANPFFAASHGYIDDIIVPSKTRYHLHKALELLKNKKVERIWKKHDNLPL
- the der gene encoding ribosome biogenesis GTPase Der, with product MLKIVIIGLPNAGKSTLFNRLVRRKAAVVSDIPGVTRDRREGIGRISDLEFKVIDTGGWNDQTSFSLQVIEQIEFSLLSADVIFFLVDAKVQNEQNKEFAKWLKRKTNKPVILIANKCESHKSENVDYLQFFNFIGPVYISAEHNLGMVDLYDALASVIEGLSEGTELPESESIRLRIAIIGRPNVGKSTFLNSLLAENRLIVSSKPGTTRDSVDISYDHNGKLITLIDTAGIRRKANVVDNLESRFVEKSIESIKRSHVVILMLDSLLGVEQQDLSIAEAAIKGGKGIIIVLNKWDLIGKDDRSKLIKFVKQQEVTRLFLEVPTVTISALKGMRCGDVIDKCLEVSESLNKKISTAKLNNWLIDAVEKHSHPLIKGRAIKMKYIAQIGTKPPAFSLVCNVPESVDESYKRYLTNGLRKNFFAHGVPVRLLLKKNKNPYVK